One part of the Pseudoliparis swirei isolate HS2019 ecotype Mariana Trench chromosome 6, NWPU_hadal_v1, whole genome shotgun sequence genome encodes these proteins:
- the prl2 gene encoding LOW QUALITY PROTEIN: prolactin 2 (The sequence of the model RefSeq protein was modified relative to this genomic sequence to represent the inferred CDS: inserted 2 bases in 1 codon; deleted 2 bases in 2 codons; substituted 1 base at 1 genomic stop codon) translates to MTCFFAVLTLLYLQPSTRVFSAPICALGQTGCRAPSLVELFIGVIQRSLRMHGISSDLHCEFVSSFISTLTLVGKQRCHTYFKLTPGDKEDAQSSREQLXELIPRQLGWGDPPPLAQLHRSMSQEPNNDFNHXEIRDMVHDLREGAAIMAEKVTVHLLFGWLGELVHSVGYISPGSLVPSSASSFLKQGELNSMDHRHLLDSNKVKDHLDWSVSDIEAVYRYIGLE, encoded by the exons GTTTCTTTGCTGTTCTCACCCTGCTGTACCTGCAGCCCTCCACGCGGGTTTTCTCTGCCCCGATCTGTGCC CTGGGGCAGACTGGATGCCGTGCTCCTTCTCTTGTAGAACTCTTCATCGGGGTCATACAGCGGTCCTTAAGAATGCACGGCATCTCCAGTGATCTGCACTGTGAGTTTGTGAGTTCTTTTATTTCCACTCTGAC CCTCGTAGGAAAACAGAGGTGCCACACATATTTCAAACTCACACCAGGCGATAAGGAGGATGCACAAAGTTCCAGGG AACAATTGTGAGAGTTGATCCCGAGGCAGCTTGGGTGGggtgac cccccacccctcgctCAACTCCACCGGAGCATGTCCCAGGAGCCGAATAACGACTTCAACCA TGAGATCAGGGACATGGTGCATGATCTGAGGGAGGGGGCAGCAATAATGGCTGAAAAGGTAACAGTGCACTTACTTTT CGGCTGGTTGGGAGAGCTTGTTCACAGTGTGGGTTATATCTCTCCTGGGAGTCTGGTCCCTTCTTcggcctcctccttcctcaaaCAAGGAGAACTCAACTCAATGGACCATCGGCACCTCCTCGACTCCAACAAAGTAAAAGATCATCTGGACTGGAGTGTTAGTGATATTGAAGCGGTGTATCGTTACATTGGTCTGGAATAG
- the dbx2 gene encoding homeobox protein DBX2, whose amino-acid sequence MVSVQSCTRRNMAGSPPALPGFGNSGKSFLIDNLLQSQTPSVRPEHLRRAACERPRRTWGCEHGAYQSQAHCAQQGKDLGGPLLPHSGVLSSVFLRSPQYLLACCGGSSPPPVFSKGANIRMWSADISPKSRRGILRRAVFSEEQRKELERTFRRQKYISKTDRNKLAADLNLKESQVKIWFQNRRMKWRNCKEKEVHTTRSPMDELMAQGLAQEEEEPSQKHSDSKNERSPPQKSTWDT is encoded by the exons ATGGTCTCAGTTCAGAGCTGCACCAGGAGGAATATGGCTGGCTCTCCTCCTGCTTTACCCGGCTTCGGCAActctggaaagagttttctTATTGACAATCTGCTGCAGTCACAGACACCTTCAGTCCGTCCGGAACACCTGAGACGGGCGGCGTGTGAACGACCGAGGAGAACCTGGGGCTGTGAGCACGGAGCCTATCAGAGCCAGGCCCACTGTGCCCAACAGGGGAAAGATTTAGGAGGACCGCTTCTGCCACACTCAG GTGTACTGAGCAGTGTTTTCCTGCGCAGCCCTCAGTATCTGCTGGCATGCTGCGGTGGGTCCAGCCCCCCTCCCGTCTTCTCCA aGGGAGCCAATATTCGAATGTGGTCTGCTGATATAAGTCCTAAGTCACGCAGAGGGATCCTTAGGAGGgccgtgttctctgaggaacaacGGAAAGAGCTTGAGAGAACTTTTCGGAGACAGAAATACATCAGCAAGACGGACCGGAACAAGCTGGCAGCTGATCTCAACCTCAAGGAGTCTCAG GTGAAGATCTGGTTCCAGAACCGCCGAATGAAGTGGAGGAACTGTAAGGAAAAGGAAGTTCATACCACTCGCTCCCCAATGGATGAGCTCATGGCCCAAGGTCTtgctcaggaggaggaagaaccaTCGCAGAAACACTCTGATTCAAAGAATGAGAGATCACCCCCACAGAAGAGCACCTGGGACACATGA